In the Dama dama isolate Ldn47 chromosome 13, ASM3311817v1, whole genome shotgun sequence genome, one interval contains:
- the LOC133068337 gene encoding small nuclear ribonucleoprotein G-like, with protein MSKAHPPELKKFMDKKLSLKLNGGRHVQGILRGFDPFMNLVIDECVEMATSGQQNNIGMVVIRRNSIVMSEALERV; from the coding sequence ATGAGCAAAGCCCACCCTCCCGAGTTGAAGAAATTTATGGACAAGAAGTTATCATTGAAATTAAATGGTGGCAGACATGTCCAAGGAATATTGCGGGGATTTGATCCCTTTATGAATCTTGTGATAGATGAGTGTGTGGAGATGGCAACTAGTGGGCAACAGAACAATATTGGAATGGTGGTAATACGAAGAAATAGTATCGTCATGTCAGAAGCCTTGGAACGAGTATGA